From one Paramormyrops kingsleyae isolate MSU_618 unplaced genomic scaffold, PKINGS_0.4 ups51, whole genome shotgun sequence genomic stretch:
- the LOC140586395 gene encoding uncharacterized protein isoform X1, whose protein sequence is MAQRMRIARAVSWTNDQYWGAWDLWDEVIDWGGKEGLEEYSPATPPTVQTGEVMGGLGGVTDWCKGGEGMSMKGSETLQSNYGLTSEEWEIYKTYYLQKKKKVRKNRSTQGIDEVKGAISGEKVELAEREKHVGVTSSVQVEAADLNVGINKMQNGSKGKQSEVGVNVKVVKVEGGIISLKAEDTKGNVKVEAVQVQVFLFPPHPLLFPFLCFYLHSRSKTFPAHCPWEKPPSVATAPVSLVPVPAPVHVLALQVPLHPQVPGLWYRRCPSPPYGPDSAPLPYHPGDAHSASRPQPCLPLGSIWPYWPPETQQGLVSQGQRPAFWGPADPLAQSCPLLPQISFCPKVLSHLCSPKAHFQLTL, encoded by the exons atggcgcagag aatgagaattgcgagagctgtttcctggaccaacgaccagtactggggagcctgggacctgtgggacgaggtgatcgactggggaggtaaggaaggtttggaggagtactcaccagcgacaccccccactgtccagactggggaggttatggggggactgggaggtgtgactgactggtgtaagggaggggagggtatgagcatgaaaggctctgagactcttcagagcaattacggcctgacatctgaagagtgggaaatttataagacgtactaccttcagaaaaagaagaaggtcaggaagaataggagcactcaggggatagatgaggtaaagggtgcgattagtggggaaaaggtggagctggcagagagggaaaaacatgtgggggtgacctccagtgtacaggtggaggccgcagacctgaatgtaggcattaataaaatgcaaaatggaagcaaggggaagcaaagtgaggtgggggtgaatgtgaaggtggttaaggtggagggggggataatttccctgaaggcagaggatacgaaaggaaatgtgaaggtggaggctgtgcaagtccaagtgt tcttgttccccccacaccctctgctttttcccttcctctgtttctatcttcactccaggtccaagacgtttccagcccactgtccttgggaaaagccaccatccgtggccaccgctccggtttctctggttcctgttcctgcccccgtccatgtccttgccctgcaggttccccttcaccctcaggtcccaggcttgtggtaccgacggtgtccctccccgccctatggtcccgacagcgccccactgccttaccatcctggcgatgcccacagtgcctctcggccccaaccctgccttccccttggCTCGATCTGGCCCTACTGGCCTCCCGAGACCCAGCAGGGGCTCGTGTCCCAGGGTCAACgccctgctttctggggaccagcagaccccctagctcagtcctgtcccctcctgcctcagataagtttttgccccaaggtcctgtcccacctttgttctcccaaagcccatttccagctcaccctgtag
- the LOC140586395 gene encoding uncharacterized protein isoform X2, producing the protein MAQRMRIARAVSWTNDQYWGAWDLWDEVIDWGGKEGLEEYSPATPPTVQTGEVMGGLGGVTDWCKGGEGMSMKGSETLQSNYGLTSEEWEIYKTYYLQKKKKVRKNRSTQGIDEVKGAISGEKVELAEREKHVGVTSSVQVEAADLNVGINKMQNGSKGKQSEVGVNVKVVKVEGGIISLKAEDTKGNVKVEAVQVQVCPRRFQPTVLGKSHHPWPPLRFLWFLFLPPSMSLPCRFPFTLRSQACGTDGVPPRPMVPTAPHCLTILAMPTVPLGPNPAFPLARSGPTGLPRPSRGSCPRVNALLSGDQQTP; encoded by the exons atggcgcagag aatgagaattgcgagagctgtttcctggaccaacgaccagtactggggagcctgggacctgtgggacgaggtgatcgactggggaggtaaggaaggtttggaggagtactcaccagcgacaccccccactgtccagactggggaggttatggggggactgggaggtgtgactgactggtgtaagggaggggagggtatgagcatgaaaggctctgagactcttcagagcaattacggcctgacatctgaagagtgggaaatttataagacgtactaccttcagaaaaagaagaaggtcaggaagaataggagcactcaggggatagatgaggtaaagggtgcgattagtggggaaaaggtggagctggcagagagggaaaaacatgtgggggtgacctccagtgtacaggtggaggccgcagacctgaatgtaggcattaataaaatgcaaaatggaagcaaggggaagcaaagtgaggtgggggtgaatgtgaaggtggttaaggtggagggggggataatttccctgaaggcagaggatacgaaaggaaatgtgaaggtggaggctgtgcaagtccaagtgt gtccaagacgtttccagcccactgtccttgggaaaagccaccatccgtggccaccgctccggtttctctggttcctgttcctgcccccgtccatgtccttgccctgcaggttccccttcaccctcaggtcccaggcttgtggtaccgacggtgtccctccccgccctatggtcccgacagcgccccactgccttaccatcctggcgatgcccacagtgcctctcggccccaaccctgccttccccttggCTCGATCTGGCCCTACTGGCCTCCCGAGACCCAGCAGGGGCTCGTGTCCCAGGGTCAACgccctgctttctggggaccagcagaccccctag